In Rhodamnia argentea isolate NSW1041297 chromosome 4, ASM2092103v1, whole genome shotgun sequence, the following proteins share a genomic window:
- the LOC115740599 gene encoding glycylpeptide N-tetradecanoyltransferase 1-like, with protein MGDSKSSPESPKGNPDQNPNQIAPDNIEKSLDSIIREFNDSVSVGKKHKFWETQPVGQYKDLGNSSLSEGPIEVPTPLSEVKQEPYNLPSQYEWTTCDMGSEETCSEVYNLLKNNYVEDDENMFRFNYSKEFLRWALHPPGYYKSWHIGVRAKASKKLVAFITGVPARIRVRNEVVKMAEVNFLCVHKKLRSKRLAPVLIKEVTRRVHLENAWQAAYTAGVVLPTPITTCQYWHRSLNPKKLIDVGFSRLGARMTMSRTIKLYKLPDSTASPGFRKMELHDVPAVTRLLRDYLAQFAVAPDFDENDVEHWLLPTENVIDSYVVESPNSHDITDFCSFYTLPSSILGNQNYSTLKAAYSYYNVSTKTPLLQLMNDALIVAKQKDYDVFNALDVMHNESFLKELKFGPGDGQLHYYLYNYRLRDALKPSELGLVLL; from the coding sequence ATGGGGGATAGCAAGTCATCTCCTGAATCTCCTAAAGGAAACCCGGATCAAAATCCTAACCAGATTGCGCCTGACAATATCGAGAAGTCACTTGATAGCATCATTAGAGAGTTCAATGATTCGGTCTCTGTTGGCAAGAAGCACAAATTTTGGGAAACCCAACCAGTGGGGCAGTACAAGGATCTCGGGAACTCGAGCTTGTCCGAGGGCCCGATCGAGGTCCCAACCCCATTATCTGAGGTCAAGCAGGAGCCATATAATCTTCCGAGCCAGTATGAGTGGACCACCTGTGACATGGGTTCAGAGGAGACATGCAGTGAGGTCTACAACCTTTTGAAGAACAACTATGTGGAAGACGATGAGAACATGTTTAGGTTTAACTATTCGAAGGAGTTCCTTAGGTGGGCTTTGCATCCTCCAGGTTATTATAAGAGCTGGCACATTGGTGTTCGTGCTAAAGCGTCCAAGAAGCTTGTCGCCTTTATCACTGGCGTGCCTGCGAGAATTAGGGTGCGAAATGAAGTAGTTAAGATGGCGGAGGTTAACTTTTTGTGTGTTCATAAGAAGCTTAGATCGAAGAGGCTAGCTCCTGTCCTAATTAAGGAGGTTACAAGAAGAGTCCACTTGGAGAATGCATGGCAGGCAGCATATACAGCTGGTGTGGTTCTTCCAACCCCGATCACAACTTGCCAGTACTGGCATAGGTCCTTGAATCCAAAGAAACTCATTGATGTCGGATTTTCGAGGCTTGGTGCTAGGATGACAATGAGTCGAACTATAAAGCTTTATAAGTTGCCAGATTCAACAGCCTCCCCTGGTTTCAGAAAAATGGAGCTTCACGATGTCCCCGCTGTTACTCGCCTACTCAGGGACTACTTGGCCCAGTTCGCGGTTGCCCCTGATTTTGATGAGAACGATGTGGAGCACTGGCTGCTTCCAACTGAAAACGTGATCGACAGTTACGTCGTGGAAAGTCCCAACAGTCATGATATTACCGACTTCTGTAGCTTCTATACTCTTCCTTCATCTATACTCGGGAATCAGAATTACTCGACCTTGAAAGCTGCTTATTCTTACTATAATGTCTCCACCAAGACTCCTTTACTACAGTTGATGAATGACGCGCTTATTGTCGCCAAACAGAAAGATTACGATGTTTTTAATGCTTTGGATGTCATGCATAACGAATCTTTTCTGAAGGAACTTAAATTTGGTCCTGGTGATGGGCAACTCCACTATTATCTTTACAATTACCGGTTAAGAGATGCGTTGAAGCCCTCAGAGCTTGGCCTTGTTCTCTTATAA
- the LOC115740601 gene encoding EPIDERMAL PATTERNING FACTOR-like protein 5, with protein MMRPIMMIRYCLLVAALQMAGMASMTGMPFSSVVAAHKQEARPHLSRATLNIKQGASVEKKVGEIGDERCTGMSRLGSRPPNCQRKCRGCEPCEPIQIPATTDRPSVQYTNYEPEGWKCKCGSSFFDP; from the exons ATGATGAGGCCAATAATGATGATTCGGTACTGTTTGCTCGTGGCCGCTCTGCAGATGGCGGGTATGGCGTCCATGACAGGCATGCCCTTCTCGTCAGTCGTCGCTGCTCACAAGCA AGAGGCAAGGCCGCATCTTTCGCGGGCCACGTTGAACATCAAGCAG GGAGCTAGCGTGGAGAAGAAGGTGGGAGAGATCGGGGACGAGAGGTGCACGGGGATGAGCAGGCTCGGGTCGAGGCCGCCCAACTGCCAGCGCAAGTGCAGAGGTTGCGAGCCGTGCGAGCCCATCCAGATCCCGGCGACCACCGACCGACCGAGCGTCCAGTACACCAACTACGAGCCCGAGGGTTGGAAGTGCAAGTGCGGCTCTTCCTTCTTCGACCCATGA
- the LOC115740695 gene encoding IQ domain-containing protein IQM1-like — MGLSLSLLISAWHEIGAHWCFKLAHNISLSPKQPEAIALRTKSLKRTNLQVMTNSVSSDKTNSKNSIKLQNCKPENVVLERTLSFENFLHGKEANRASENSKVKDGPTCKPTRGLSLPRPQIFFSPRPKRELDAAAVKVQKVYKSYRTRRNLADCAVVIEELWWKAIDFAALKHSSVSFYKDDKPETVGSRWARAKTRVAKVGKGLSQDEKAQKLALQHWLEAIDPRHRYGHNLHLYYDVWFKSESTQPFFYWLDVGQGKDIILEKCPRTVLHRQCIQYLGPNEREAYEVIVENGKLVYKQSSVLVDSVEGSKSIFVLSTSRALYVGQKKKGVFQHSSFLAGAAITAAGRLVAHNGILEAIWPYSGHYHPTEENFRVFISFLEEHHVDLSNVKRCAVDDDNPVYTNSSEDSQHGSGEAPAEAAQSDAPGAVDSAAEPEEPTVKSGLLQENVMNAPAKAEPPAFESAKRMSCKWSTGAGPRIGCVRDYPMALQSQALEQVNLSPRVVPGAFAGYGPIPSPRPSPKVRVSPRLSGMGLPSPRTMIASTS, encoded by the exons ATGGGTTTATCACTTTCGTTGCTCATATCTGCTTGGCACGAAATCGGAGCTCATTGGTGTTTCAAATTGGCCCACAACATCAGTTTATCTCCCAAGCAACCAGAAGCGATTGCCTTGAGGACAAAAAGCTTGAAGAGAACAAATTTGCAG GTCATGACCAATTCAGTTTCCTCGGACAAGACCAATTCTAAGAATTCCATTAAACTCCAAAACTGCAAGCCCGAAAACGTGGTTCTCGAACgaaccctctcctttgagaatttCTTACATGGTAAAGAAGCCAACCGGGCTTCGGAAAACTCGAAAGTCAAAGATGGTCCAACCTGTAAACCGACGAGAGGATTGTCCCTCCCGCGACCTCAGATATTTTTCTCGCCGAGACCCAAAAGGGAGCTCGATGCTGCCGCCGTTAAGGTGCAGAAAGTGTACAAGAGTTACAGAACAAGAAGAAACTTGGCAGATTGTGCCGTGGTGATCGAGGAGCTCTG GTGGAAGGCCATAGACTTCGCAGCCCTGAAGCATAGTTCCGTATCATTTTACAAGGATGACAAGCCTGAAACTGTTGGTTCTCGATGGGCGAGGGCGAAAACTAGAGTCGCCAAG GTAGGAAAAGGTTTGTCACAAGATGAGAAGGCTCAAAAGCTAGCATTGCAGCATTGGCTTGAAGCT ATTGACCCGCGGCATCGTTACGGCCATAATTTGCATCTCTACTACGACGTGTGGTTCAAAAGCGAGAGCACACAGCCTTTCTTCTACTG GTTGGATGTTGGACAAGGCAAGGATATAATTCTCGAGAAGTGCCCAAGAACTGTTCTGCATCGTCAATGCATCCAGTATCTCGGACCT AACGAAAGAGAAGCCTACGAGGTGATAGTCGAAAATGGGAAACTCGTGTATAAGCAAAGCAGCGTGCTTGTGGACTCTGTGGAAGGTTCAAAGTCGATATTCGTGCTTAGCACGTCGAGGGCCTTGTATGTGGGTCAGAAGAAGAAAGGCGTGTTTCAGCACTCCAGTTTTCTTGCTGGTGCCGCCATCACCGCAGCCGGAAGACTAGTCGCCCATAATGGGATTCTAGAG GCTATTTGGCCATACAGCGGGCACTACCACCCAACAGAAGAGAACTTCAGGGTATTCATCAGCTTCTTGGAGGAGCATCATGTAGACCTCAGCAATGTCAAG AGGTGTGCGGTGGATGATGACAATCCTGTATACACAAACTCCAGTGAGGATTCGCAACACGGATCGGGCGAGGCCCCCGCGGAAGCCGCCCAATCAGATGCCCCGGGAGCTGTCGACTCGGCTGCCGAGCCAGAGGAGCCCACTGTCAAATCTGGACTTCTGCAAGAAAATGTCATGAATGCCCCTGCCAAGGCGGAGCCGCCGGCATTCGAATCCGCCAAGCGCATGTCGTGCAAGTGGTCGACAGGGGCCGGGCCCCGCATCGGCTGCGTGAGGGACTACCCCATGGCGCTCCAGTCGCAGGCGCTGGAGCAGGTCAACCTCTCTCCGAGAGTTGTCCCCGGGGCCTTTGCTGGTTACGGTCCAATCCCTTCGCCGCGGCCCAGCCCAAAGGTCAGGGTGTCCCCGCGGCTCTCCGGCATGGGCCTCCCGAGCCCGAGGACCATGATTGCTTCCACCAGCTGA